One genomic window of Zingiber officinale cultivar Zhangliang unplaced genomic scaffold, Zo_v1.1 ctg204, whole genome shotgun sequence includes the following:
- the LOC122036744 gene encoding lysine-rich arabinogalactan protein 19-like, with the protein MQHVRSSLPSTAVNLHARCSVEAAVPVVPEVFFSSQPARTATSNCTISLTASDACMPSSIVSLAPAGGVALVFTCIAVGDPPRPRQQCTVDVQTSPPPTPCTTLPSSSPPTPCAAAALPPSPPTPRTAAAASASPPCAVTSPPVAPLWNSGI; encoded by the coding sequence ATGCAGCACGTCCGATCGTCTCTCCCCAGCACCGCAGTGAATCTGCATGCCCGCTGCAGCGTCGAGGCTGCCGTCCCCGTCGTCCCCGAGGTCTTCTTTTCTTCACAGCCGGCAAGAACCGCCACCAGTAATTGCACCATCTCCCTGACCGCATCCGACGCTTGCATGCCATCCTCCATCGTCTCGCTTGCACCAGCCGGAGGGGTGGCGCTCGTCTTCACTTGCATCGCGGTCGGAGATCCACCTCGGCCGCGACAGCAATGCACCGTCGACGTCCAAACTTCTCCCCCACCCACTCCATGCACCACCCTACCGTCATCTTCCCCACCAACACCATGCGCTGCCGCCGCCTTGCCACCCTCCCCACCAACGCCTCGCACCGCCGCCGCCGCTAGTGCTTCGCCACCTTGCGCCGTCACCTCCCCGCCCGTTGCACCACTGTGGAACAGCGGGATTTGA